One stretch of Echeneis naucrates chromosome 11, fEcheNa1.1, whole genome shotgun sequence DNA includes these proteins:
- the LOC115051313 gene encoding uncharacterized protein LOC115051313, whose amino-acid sequence MPRLQSGVWKHFTPAVKDGRETFMCNYCSRAYTKNATKMQMHLDKCKEYSVVSQQSPGPDGSSSASIPVPSFSFLPCGTSGGQFLIDSVDQRSQAYADESLARALYATSSPLTLTDNVHWKRFFSVLRPAYCPPTREALSSHLLDCEYDRVQNQVHEAIGKADSVTIIASSWSNIKETRTIIYIVTTPVPLFYKCTKTKEEIHTSTFIAEELKDIINKVGPQKVFAIITGDAPEMIAAWSQVEEAFPHISAIGCSACAIQKLFDDVASQPSIKALCRRAEQVVRYVRERKILSETFRCWQSTKIGKISSNRTTLALPTSSDWTGMLNMFSSLLEAQSSLEEMAISPTLNVEASIRTTLQDLTFWKGLSTSHNLLYFIGNSVDYMKRDDAVLSGVVDMFSKLRCHIGASLPGSVLHSAEQKAVMAALDRCQEFCVKPIHAAAYMLDPKHVGQQTLSGEQINSAYYVISNLSHHLNLDEGKVLGSFARFSAKQGLWKGAGIWSSCQHVSAFTWWKGLCSSEPLSAVASAILQIPPTTGPCEGLQSHFSNTKAQGSVSADRLQKLVAVQVNLNLLEPSDCEYAPLESEEDKKFSFQSETQ is encoded by the coding sequence ATGCCACGCTTGCAGTCTGGTGTGTGGAAGCATTTTACCCCAGCTGTCAAAGATGGCAGGGAAACATTCATGTGCAACTACTGTTCAAGGGCATACACAAAGAATGCCACCAAGATGCAGATGCATTTGGACAAATGTAAGGAATATTCTGTGGTTTCACAGCAGTCACCCGGCCCAGATGGAAGCTCCTCTGCCTCGATCCCTGTTCCCTCCTTCTCGTTCTTACCATGTGGCACTTCTGGGGGACAGTTCCTCATTGATTCAGTGGATCAACGCAGCCAGGCGTATGCAGATGAGAGCCTGGCGAGAGCCCTGTATGCCACTTCCTCACCCCTCACTCTCACAGACAATGTTCATTGGAAACGGTTCTTCAGTGTGCTGCGGCCTGCTTACTGCCCACCCACCAGAGAGGCTTTGTCCTCTCATCTTTTGGACTGTGAGTATGACAGAGTGCAAAACCAGGTTCACGAGGCAATAGGGAAAGCAGACTCTGTTACCATCATCGCCAGCAGCTGGTCAAACATAAAAGAAACAAGGACTATCATTTATATTGTGACTACTCCTGTGCCACTGTTCTATAaatgcacaaagacaaaagaggagatacacacaagcacattcaTTGCTGAGGAACTGAAagatataataaataaagtggGGCCTCAAAAAGTCTTTGCTATCATCACTGGCGATGCACCAGAAATGATTGCAGCTTGGTCTCAAGTTGAGGAAGCCTTCCCACATATATCAGCTATTGGCTGCTCTGCATGTGCCATCCAGAAGCTCTTTGATGACGTGGCATCACAGCCGTCTATCAAGGCATTGTGCAGGAGAGCTGAGCAGGTGGTGAGGTATGTTCGAGAGCGAAAAATCCTATCAGAGACTTTTAGATGCTGGCAGTCGACAAAGATAGGAAAAATCTCATCTAACAGAACAACACTGGCACTTCCTACAAGCTCTGACTGGACTGGGATGCTCAACATGTTCAGCAGCCTGCTGGAGGCTCAAAGCTCTCTCGAAGAGATGGCCATCTCTCCCACGTTGAACGTTGAGGCGTCCATCAGGACCACTTTACAGGACCTGACATTTTGGAAAGGGTTGAGTACCAGTCATAACTTGCTCTACTTCATCGGGAATTCTGTGGACTACATGAAAAGAGATGATGCTGTTCTCTCTGGTGTTGTTGACATGTTCAGCAAGTTAAGATGCCACATCGGAGCCTCCCTTCCTGGCTCTGTGCTGCACAGCGCCGAACAAAAAGCTGTCATGGCGGCGTTAGATAGGTGTCAGGAGTTCTGTGTAAAGCCCATCCACGCAGCGGCGTACATGCTGGATCCAAAGCACGTTGGACAGCAGACGCTCTCCGGGGAGCAGATAAACAGTGCTTACTACGTGATATCCAACCTGTCACACCATCTAAATCTTGATGAGGGTAAGGTCCTTGGCAGCTTTGCAAGGTTCTCAGCCAAACAGGGACTATGGAAGGGAGCCGGCATATGGAGCTCATGCCAGCACGTGTCTGCATTCACCTGGTGGAAAGGGCTGTGTTCCTCTGAGCCTCTGTCTGCTGTGGCCTCTGCTATACTCCAGATCCCTCCAACAACCGGCCCCTGTGAGGGGCTACAGTCTCACTTCTCCAATACTAAGGCCCAGGGCTCTGTTTCAGCTGACAGGCTGCAGAAACTGGTAGCTGTACAGGTCAATCTTAATCTTTTAGAGCCAAGTGATTGTGAGTATGCTCCACTGGAGAGTGAGGAAGACaagaaattttcatttcaatctgAGACTCAGTAG